A window of Pantoea agglomerans contains these coding sequences:
- the pqqF gene encoding pyrroloquinoline quinone biosynthesis protein PqqF has protein sequence MVETRQLRLQNGLHVTLIHQPDAQQAAALAQVAAGSHDEPDAWPGLAHLLEHLLFSDSASYQGSSRLMPWVQAAGGRLNATTLPRSSAWFFEVDAGLLAEGVARLADMLAAPQFTPEAIGQEAAVIDAEYRLIQQHTPSRREAALFTRVVAPATFQRFHIGSQQAFADSGALKQALHQFHQRFFHPGQMQLWLQGPQSLEALHQLALRFAARLPQAGELSGPADALRFGADGDIALQTPGPGQLWITTILRGEPDRIRDNVTLLREFLQDEAPGGAMAGLRKRGWAEQLEARWLSLDKQQGWLALQIDTAQPDAVCAWYDHALQALANTSSRQQRHYLRLAQQRFAALTPLDQLRERAFGFSPPAHAEGFPALLQLLRAAPQARLWSDAGVQGELTESQGFRLHLQPWRAMACYEAQPVIRFHPQSAHAAALTPPAGRAPLLHLAAGDAPATLLLRPDFFTSLRPATATALDRRLRPLFALLRHQGGVANWRESQGSWQLELQIPRGGESWLASLPDALRLERSGDAADPADDVAIRELLRQLPQAVSAAVETGSWRAALYGGSAEQYDAIARWLAPVVTASGKANAPDAQGKRLIVDHPGPDSALLLFLPCPSGVSLAALRALALIMEPRFFQRMRVEQQIGYVVSCRYHRCVDRDGILFALQSPDIAPDALLAQCHHFLQQLQTAQAGEELERCRARLTAQLAPPQSAALALQQALRSACLSDDLSEAAVAALTPAALQQAQAALLDAWPRAVILQTR, from the coding sequence ATGGTGGAGACGCGTCAGCTGCGGCTGCAGAACGGCCTGCACGTCACGCTGATCCATCAGCCGGACGCGCAGCAGGCCGCCGCGCTGGCGCAGGTGGCGGCGGGCAGCCATGACGAACCTGACGCCTGGCCGGGGCTGGCGCATCTGCTGGAGCACCTGCTGTTCAGCGACAGCGCCAGCTATCAGGGCAGCAGCAGGCTGATGCCCTGGGTACAGGCAGCAGGCGGGCGGCTGAACGCCACCACGCTGCCGCGCAGCAGCGCCTGGTTTTTTGAGGTCGACGCCGGACTGCTGGCCGAGGGCGTGGCGCGCCTGGCGGATATGCTGGCCGCGCCGCAGTTTACGCCCGAGGCGATCGGGCAGGAAGCGGCGGTAATTGACGCCGAATACCGGCTTATCCAGCAGCATACGCCCTCGCGCCGCGAGGCGGCGCTCTTTACCCGCGTCGTCGCGCCCGCCACGTTTCAGCGTTTTCATATCGGCAGTCAGCAGGCGTTTGCGGATAGCGGGGCGCTGAAACAGGCGCTGCATCAGTTCCACCAGCGTTTCTTTCACCCCGGCCAGATGCAGCTGTGGCTGCAAGGGCCGCAGTCGCTGGAGGCGCTGCATCAGCTGGCGCTGCGTTTCGCCGCGCGGTTGCCCCAGGCGGGGGAGCTGAGCGGGCCAGCTGACGCGCTGCGTTTCGGCGCCGATGGGGATATCGCCCTGCAGACGCCAGGGCCGGGCCAGCTCTGGATCACCACCATTCTGCGCGGCGAGCCCGATCGCATTCGTGACAACGTCACTTTATTACGGGAGTTTTTGCAGGATGAGGCGCCGGGCGGTGCGATGGCGGGCCTGCGCAAGCGGGGCTGGGCAGAGCAGCTTGAGGCCCGATGGCTCAGTCTGGACAAGCAGCAGGGCTGGCTGGCGCTGCAGATTGACACCGCGCAGCCCGATGCGGTGTGCGCCTGGTACGATCATGCACTGCAGGCGCTAGCAAACACCTCATCCCGGCAGCAGCGCCACTATCTTCGCCTGGCGCAGCAGCGGTTCGCGGCGCTGACGCCGCTCGATCAGCTGCGCGAACGGGCGTTTGGTTTTTCTCCTCCTGCGCACGCGGAAGGTTTTCCGGCGCTGCTGCAGCTGCTGCGCGCCGCGCCGCAGGCGCGGCTGTGGAGTGATGCAGGGGTGCAGGGAGAGCTGACAGAGAGCCAGGGCTTCCGGCTTCATCTGCAGCCCTGGCGTGCGATGGCCTGTTACGAGGCGCAGCCCGTTATCCGGTTCCATCCGCAAAGCGCGCACGCCGCCGCACTGACGCCGCCTGCCGGGCGTGCGCCGCTGCTGCATCTTGCCGCTGGCGATGCGCCCGCCACCTTGCTACTGCGCCCCGATTTCTTTACGTCGCTTCGCCCGGCAACCGCTACCGCGCTGGATCGCCGTCTGCGCCCGCTTTTTGCGCTGCTGCGCCACCAGGGCGGCGTGGCCAACTGGCGGGAAAGTCAGGGCAGCTGGCAGCTGGAGCTACAGATCCCTCGCGGCGGGGAAAGCTGGCTGGCGTCGCTGCCCGATGCCTTACGCCTGGAGAGGAGCGGTGACGCCGCCGATCCGGCTGACGACGTGGCGATCCGCGAGCTGTTGCGCCAGCTGCCGCAGGCCGTCAGCGCGGCAGTGGAGACCGGCAGCTGGCGCGCCGCGCTCTATGGCGGGTCAGCAGAGCAGTATGACGCAATAGCGCGGTGGCTGGCGCCGGTGGTGACCGCGAGCGGCAAGGCGAATGCGCCAGACGCGCAGGGTAAACGGCTGATCGTCGATCATCCCGGCCCCGACAGCGCGCTGCTGCTGTTTCTGCCCTGTCCATCCGGGGTCTCGCTGGCAGCGCTGCGCGCCCTGGCGCTGATAATGGAGCCGCGCTTTTTCCAGCGCATGCGCGTCGAGCAGCAGATCGGCTATGTCGTCAGCTGCCGCTATCATCGCTGCGTCGATCGCGACGGCATTCTGTTTGCGCTTCAGTCGCCGGATATCGCGCCTGACGCGCTGCTGGCGCAGTGCCACCATTTCCTGCAGCAGCTTCAGACCGCGCAGGCGGGTGAAGAGCTGGAAAGATGCCGGGCGCGCCTGACCGCGCAGCTGGCACCGCCGCAGTCGGCGGCGCTGGCCTTGCAGCAGGCGCTGCGCAGCGCCTGCCTGTCAGACGATCTCAGCGAGGCGGCGGTGGCCGCGCTGACGCCAGCCGCGCTGCAACAGGCGCAGGCGGCGCTGCTGGACGCCTGGCCGCGCGCCGTCATACTGCAAACCCGTTAA